A single Paenibacillus sp. FSL R5-0517 DNA region contains:
- the cysK gene encoding cysteine synthase A, with protein MDLNTHSIKRTQAHTGIAADVTELIGQTPAVKLNRLTGSDSADVYVKLEYFNPSGSVKDRAAYNLILQAERAGHLLPGATIIEPTSGNTGIGLAMNAAAKGYKAILIMPDNMSKERINILKAYGADVVLTPAAERMPGAIRKAKELQADIPGSFIPQQFENPANPDIHRITTAPEIMQQMDGRLDAFIATAGTGGTITGTGEELRKQLPDIRIYAVEPKGSPVLSGGEPGPHKLVGTSPGFIPDILNTDVWDAIIQVSDEDALDTMRQLAAREGLLLGPSSGASVWASLRIAKELGPGHRVLCIAPDTGERYLSMDIF; from the coding sequence ATGGATCTGAATACACATTCGATTAAACGAACACAAGCACATACAGGCATTGCTGCAGATGTAACTGAACTGATCGGCCAGACACCTGCCGTTAAACTGAACCGACTCACAGGCAGCGACTCCGCTGACGTATACGTGAAACTGGAATACTTCAACCCCAGCGGCAGCGTCAAAGACCGTGCCGCCTATAACCTGATACTTCAAGCTGAACGTGCGGGACACTTGCTACCCGGCGCAACCATTATCGAACCAACCAGTGGCAATACCGGGATTGGTTTGGCGATGAATGCCGCTGCCAAAGGATATAAAGCCATCCTAATCATGCCGGACAACATGTCCAAGGAACGCATCAACATCCTGAAAGCCTACGGCGCAGATGTGGTGCTCACCCCTGCTGCGGAGCGGATGCCAGGTGCGATTCGCAAAGCGAAAGAACTTCAGGCAGACATTCCGGGAAGTTTCATTCCGCAGCAATTCGAGAATCCGGCGAACCCAGATATTCACCGGATCACGACAGCTCCCGAGATTATGCAGCAGATGGATGGCAGGCTGGACGCCTTCATCGCTACGGCGGGAACTGGCGGAACAATTACGGGAACCGGGGAAGAACTGCGTAAGCAGTTGCCCGATATCCGTATCTATGCGGTGGAGCCCAAAGGTTCTCCGGTGTTGTCCGGTGGCGAGCCCGGACCACACAAGCTCGTCGGTACAAGTCCGGGGTTCATTCCGGACATCCTGAATACCGACGTGTGGGATGCCATCATCCAAGTGTCCGATGAGGACGCACTGGATACGATGCGGCAGCTTGCTGCCCGGGAAGGGCTGTTGCTCGGCCCTTCCTCTGGCGCTTCGGTGTGGGCCTCCCTTCGCATCGCGAAGGAACTGGGGCCAGGGCACCGGGTGCTCTGCATTGCGCCGGATACCGGGGAACGGTATCTGAGCATGGATATTTTTTAA
- a CDS encoding ATP-dependent DNA helicase: MSTQRYPFAYDPAEPFVSRLGEWVADVFYDILPESGFEVRDEQIFMAYQLERAYGDKKTIMAEAGVGTGKTLVYLLYAVCYARYTGKPAVIACADESLIEQLVKPGGDIAKLAAHLDLEVDARLGKSPDQYVCLNKLSAVRFADEDAPVIEEVHESLPDFVNTPGTLQAFHPYGDRKQYPHLNDRQWNKINWDPFQDCFVCPKRQRCGLTLSRDHYRRSKDIIICSHDYYMEHVWTYDARKREGQLPLLPDHSSVVFDEGHLLEEAALNALSYKLKHRIFEELVTRLLEGEIRESLAERVDEAIESSERLFALLDTYTVAIPGSERKEVRVEAPLLREIERLTNVLDAIGEELVFESGLFSLDGYQMRVVEEHLDMIQSALALFRKEDGYICWAEESEDETTLSIMPRTVKEMLNERVFNTGIPIVFSSATLSVDSSFRYVADSLGIDDFVSFSVASPYDYADKMKMKITDEAVPGHPENENRMRDAVSMLQESGGRALILFRTMEELRAFKQDIVHVPEAEGLRFMYEGDREISDLIAAFQQDEESVLCSVNLWEGLDVPGPSLSNVMIWSLPYPPQDPVFNAKRSASAAPYEEIDLPYMLLRVKQGLGRLIRTSTDSGSAVILDESLYTKKEAKDRIAALLPEGVEWTTLTH; this comes from the coding sequence TTGTCTACACAACGTTATCCTTTTGCATATGATCCGGCTGAACCTTTTGTATCCCGTCTGGGAGAGTGGGTAGCCGATGTTTTTTACGATATTTTGCCAGAGTCCGGCTTCGAGGTACGGGATGAACAGATTTTTATGGCATACCAGCTCGAACGGGCCTATGGAGATAAAAAGACCATTATGGCGGAGGCCGGAGTAGGAACAGGTAAGACGTTAGTTTATCTGCTCTACGCGGTCTGTTATGCACGTTATACGGGCAAACCGGCGGTGATCGCCTGTGCCGATGAGTCCTTGATTGAACAGCTTGTGAAGCCTGGCGGAGATATTGCGAAGCTGGCTGCACATCTGGATCTGGAAGTGGACGCACGTCTGGGCAAGTCCCCGGACCAATACGTCTGTCTGAACAAATTAAGTGCGGTGCGATTCGCCGATGAGGATGCGCCTGTTATTGAAGAAGTGCACGAGAGTTTGCCGGATTTTGTGAACACGCCGGGTACACTTCAGGCTTTCCATCCGTATGGTGACCGCAAACAGTACCCACATCTGAATGATCGTCAGTGGAACAAAATCAACTGGGACCCGTTCCAGGATTGTTTTGTTTGTCCAAAAAGACAACGCTGCGGCCTGACGCTGTCGCGTGACCATTACCGTCGTTCCAAAGACATCATCATCTGTTCCCATGATTACTACATGGAGCATGTGTGGACGTATGATGCGCGCAAACGTGAGGGACAACTGCCACTGCTGCCTGATCACAGCTCGGTTGTATTTGATGAAGGACATTTGCTGGAAGAAGCAGCCCTGAACGCACTGAGTTACAAGCTGAAACACCGCATCTTCGAGGAACTCGTGACTCGCCTGCTTGAAGGAGAGATTCGTGAATCCCTCGCCGAGCGTGTGGATGAAGCCATTGAGAGCAGTGAGCGATTGTTTGCGTTGCTCGATACGTATACGGTGGCGATTCCGGGATCGGAACGGAAAGAAGTTCGGGTAGAAGCTCCGCTTCTGCGTGAGATTGAACGTCTGACCAACGTATTGGATGCCATTGGCGAAGAATTGGTATTCGAAAGTGGATTGTTCTCGCTGGATGGGTACCAGATGCGTGTCGTTGAAGAACATTTGGACATGATTCAGTCTGCACTTGCGTTGTTCCGTAAGGAAGATGGTTATATCTGCTGGGCGGAAGAGAGTGAAGACGAGACGACATTATCGATCATGCCGCGTACGGTGAAGGAAATGCTGAATGAGCGTGTGTTCAACACAGGTATTCCAATCGTGTTCTCCTCTGCAACTTTATCTGTGGATAGTTCATTCCGTTATGTGGCGGACAGCCTGGGCATTGATGATTTTGTATCGTTCTCGGTGGCTTCCCCGTATGATTATGCGGACAAAATGAAGATGAAAATTACCGATGAAGCTGTACCGGGTCACCCGGAGAACGAAAATCGCATGCGCGACGCAGTATCCATGCTTCAGGAGAGTGGGGGACGTGCGCTGATCCTGTTCCGTACGATGGAAGAATTGCGCGCGTTCAAGCAGGACATTGTTCATGTGCCAGAAGCAGAAGGTTTGCGCTTTATGTATGAGGGTGATCGGGAGATCAGTGATCTGATCGCGGCATTCCAGCAGGATGAGGAGAGTGTGCTGTGCTCCGTCAATCTGTGGGAAGGACTGGATGTTCCAGGACCGTCATTATCCAATGTCATGATCTGGTCGCTTCCATATCCACCACAGGACCCTGTGTTCAATGCAAAACGCAGTGCGTCGGCTGCACCATACGAAGAGATCGATCTTCCGTATATGCTTCTGCGAGTAAAGCAAGGTCTTGGACGTCTGATTCGGACAAGCACGGATTCCGGTTCCGCAGTCATTCTCGATGAATCGCTGTATACCAAAAAGGAAGCCAAAGACCGCATTGCGGCTCTGCTCCCTGAAGGTGTGGAATGGACAACCCTGACACACTAA
- a CDS encoding catalase: protein MDNHSSQSEHSSDQSSETLTDRQGHPITDNQNVRTVGSRGPTTLENYHFLEKITHFDRERIPERVVHARGAGAHGVFEAYGTAGNEPVSKYTRARLFQEKGKETPVFVRFSTVIHGGHSPETLRDPRGFAVKFYTEDGNWDLVGNNLKIFFIRDPLKFPDMVHAFKPDPLTNAQDMERFFDFVSLSPEATHMVTFLFSPWGIPANYRQMQGSGVNTYKWVNQEGTGVLIKYHWEPLNQGIRNLLQKDASEIQGQNFNHATLDLYHAIEQGEYPEWELCVQVMEDGEHPELDFDPLDPTKLWPQDQFPFLPVGKMTLNRNPEDYFNEVEQAAFGTGVLVDGLDFSDDKLLQGRTFSYSDTQRHRVGANYLQLPVNAPKNRVATNQSGGQMQYQVDRAPGQNPHVNYEPSSLGGLKEAAPRGPEHEPLVEGRLVREKIERTNDFGQAGDTYRAFEDWERDELISNMVDALAQCKPDIRERMISHFTQADADYGRRVAEGLASVPTDDSATVQPKHEPSVEQVQKRSRETDGY from the coding sequence ATGGATAACCATTCTTCACAATCCGAGCATTCCTCAGACCAATCAAGCGAGACTTTAACGGACCGACAGGGTCACCCCATCACAGACAATCAGAACGTACGAACCGTGGGCAGCCGTGGACCGACAACACTGGAGAACTATCACTTTCTCGAAAAGATCACTCACTTCGACCGCGAACGTATTCCGGAACGGGTTGTGCATGCCCGGGGTGCTGGTGCTCATGGCGTATTTGAAGCGTATGGAACGGCCGGGAATGAACCGGTATCCAAATATACACGTGCACGTCTGTTTCAGGAAAAAGGAAAAGAAACCCCCGTATTCGTTCGATTCTCAACGGTTATTCACGGTGGACACTCTCCCGAGACGCTGCGGGACCCGCGTGGCTTTGCCGTCAAATTTTATACCGAAGATGGCAACTGGGATCTCGTCGGTAACAACCTGAAAATCTTTTTCATTCGTGATCCGCTCAAGTTCCCGGATATGGTACACGCCTTCAAACCCGACCCGTTGACCAACGCACAGGATATGGAGCGGTTTTTCGATTTTGTCTCACTCAGTCCCGAAGCAACCCATATGGTGACGTTCCTCTTCTCCCCTTGGGGTATTCCGGCCAATTACCGTCAGATGCAAGGGTCGGGTGTCAATACATACAAATGGGTCAATCAGGAAGGCACGGGCGTGCTCATCAAATACCACTGGGAACCGCTGAATCAAGGCATACGTAACCTGTTGCAAAAAGATGCGAGCGAGATTCAGGGGCAGAATTTCAACCATGCCACGCTGGATCTGTATCATGCCATTGAACAAGGCGAATATCCCGAATGGGAGCTGTGCGTTCAGGTGATGGAAGATGGCGAGCACCCGGAGCTGGACTTTGACCCGTTGGACCCAACCAAGTTGTGGCCGCAGGATCAGTTTCCGTTTCTACCCGTTGGCAAAATGACGTTGAACCGTAATCCCGAAGATTATTTCAATGAAGTGGAGCAAGCGGCATTTGGTACAGGTGTATTGGTGGACGGGCTGGATTTCTCGGATGACAAGCTGCTGCAGGGACGCACCTTCTCCTATTCGGATACCCAGCGTCACCGGGTCGGTGCGAACTACCTGCAACTGCCTGTGAATGCGCCGAAGAACCGTGTTGCGACGAATCAAAGCGGCGGACAGATGCAGTATCAGGTGGATCGTGCACCGGGGCAGAATCCGCATGTGAACTACGAACCCTCCTCTCTTGGTGGGTTAAAAGAAGCGGCGCCACGCGGCCCGGAACATGAACCGTTGGTGGAAGGCAGGCTGGTGCGTGAGAAGATCGAACGTACGAATGATTTTGGACAAGCCGGGGATACGTACCGGGCATTCGAGGATTGGGAGCGGGATGAGCTGATCAGCAACATGGTCGATGCTCTGGCCCAATGCAAACCGGATATCCGGGAGCGCATGATCTCTCATTTTACCCAAGCAGATGCGGATTACGGGCGCCGTGTGGCGGAAGGACTGGCGTCAGTGCCAACCGATGATAGTGCGACAGTTCAACCGAAACATGAACCAAGTGTCGAGCAAGTGCAGAAGCGAAGTCGTGAGACGGACGGATATTAA
- a CDS encoding right-handed parallel beta-helix repeat-containing protein, which yields MKLFPSTSTHVSARSVHSLKERSLKSKMAQICLSAAFPLLLIGGGSVSAADVIESSLQNNPSEAVATSSVTLAAGDLYVSPNGSASNPGTINSPTSLANALTQIAPGKTIYLRGGTYNFSQTITIERGNSGTSSQRKNLVAYGSEKPVFDFSAQAFASTNRGLQMFGDYWFVKGLEVKGAGDNGIFIGGSYNRLEQIEAHHNRDTGIQMGRYASTAAKSEWPAYNEVIRSYSHNNYDPDDGEDADGFAAKLTVGPGNVFDGCIAAYNVDDGWDLYSKTDTGAIGAVTIRNSIAYGNGATSDGTSTSNSDGNGFKLGGEKIAVNHIVENNIAFNNKKHGFTYNSNPGSIQMKNNTSWNNGQSNFAFDVGTHIFTNNLSFQGGASDKTSGTDVSSTNVWWKNKKSENAKGLLASAADFVSLVPSVTRSADGTPVLGNFLKLAGGSDLVGSGTPSGTNIGAR from the coding sequence ATGAAATTATTCCCATCCACATCTACTCATGTGTCTGCACGATCTGTACATTCCCTGAAGGAGCGCTCCCTCAAATCAAAAATGGCCCAGATCTGTCTGAGTGCCGCATTTCCTCTTTTATTAATTGGTGGTGGATCGGTTAGCGCGGCGGATGTAATCGAGAGCAGCTTGCAAAATAATCCATCAGAAGCCGTGGCTACCTCAAGTGTGACACTTGCTGCGGGTGATCTCTATGTCTCCCCTAACGGCTCAGCCAGCAATCCGGGGACCATAAATAGTCCAACGTCGCTGGCCAACGCATTGACCCAGATCGCCCCGGGTAAAACGATCTATCTACGCGGCGGAACTTACAACTTCTCGCAGACCATTACCATTGAACGTGGTAACAGCGGCACCTCCTCACAACGTAAAAATCTGGTGGCGTATGGATCGGAAAAACCAGTCTTTGATTTCTCTGCTCAAGCCTTCGCTTCCACCAATCGTGGACTGCAAATGTTCGGAGACTACTGGTTCGTCAAAGGACTTGAAGTGAAGGGTGCAGGCGATAACGGAATCTTCATCGGAGGCAGCTACAATCGCCTGGAGCAGATCGAAGCCCATCACAATCGGGATACGGGGATTCAAATGGGACGTTATGCTTCCACCGCCGCCAAGAGTGAATGGCCTGCGTATAATGAAGTCATTCGTTCCTACTCCCACAACAACTATGACCCGGATGACGGCGAGGATGCAGACGGTTTTGCCGCCAAACTGACCGTAGGCCCGGGCAACGTCTTCGACGGTTGTATTGCGGCCTATAACGTGGACGATGGGTGGGATCTGTATAGCAAAACGGACACAGGCGCCATTGGCGCGGTCACGATCCGCAACAGCATCGCCTACGGTAACGGCGCAACGTCAGACGGTACCTCCACCTCCAACAGCGATGGCAACGGCTTCAAGCTTGGCGGCGAGAAGATTGCGGTGAACCACATTGTCGAAAACAACATTGCATTTAATAACAAAAAACATGGCTTCACCTACAACAGCAATCCAGGTTCGATCCAGATGAAAAACAACACTTCCTGGAACAACGGGCAAAGCAACTTTGCTTTTGATGTAGGCACCCACATCTTCACCAACAACCTGTCCTTCCAAGGCGGCGCCAGTGACAAAACGAGCGGAACCGACGTCAGCAGCACCAACGTCTGGTGGAAGAACAAAAAAAGCGAGAACGCCAAAGGCCTGCTCGCCAGCGCAGCCGACTTTGTCTCCCTCGTGCCTTCTGTAACGCGTAGCGCGGACGGAACACCTGTTTTGGGTAATTTTCTGAAG